The Scomber japonicus isolate fScoJap1 chromosome 21, fScoJap1.pri, whole genome shotgun sequence region CCATTGGAGTCATGACCTCTGGGCTGACATCTTCGTAAAGTggctttttgatgtttttccaGATTACTAAAAAAATGCGTGAGGCACACAAGACACAGGCTGAAGCCAACAGCGCAACTGTAGAGGGAGAAAAACAGCAGAAGGAAATTTGAGTGTGCATTTGTCACCtcttaaaaacaaataagataTTGATATAGAGAGTTAAACCACTGTATTCCCTGTTACTgataataaaatgcatcaaacaTTTAGTCTACGTCATTGagattatatttattatgtttctcACCAATGAAGATGTCACTGGGACTCTGAGCTTCAGTGCTATAGTTTTTGGTGTATACCCCTGTCAGCGCCCAGATCACAACAGGGTAAATAGTGACAATGTACCGCACATATTTGTCAAGGACACCATTTTCCAGAATAAacctgtaaaacaaaacacatttgcatcagaaaaatgtttttaagaatTTATTAAAAGTTCTATTTCGCAGGATTTGTTCCTCTCCTTTGAACTTACCAAGCAAACAACGCCACAGTCAAAATAGAGAGTGAGACAATGGCAGCATTCATTTGGGACATGTTTGCTTCAGTGGTCAAAACAATATTCAGGTTAATTAAAGATGCAATGGTTGTCCATGTTGCATATATGGCAATACCATTCTGTATCTgtaataaagacagaaaacagaaaagactTAGATGTTGAACCATGCAGTACGTTTTCAGAAGACAATCATTACTTTTGATGGTGAAAGCAATGGtggtcatcatcatcagcttgCACTTAATATAGTCATTGCTAATCCAGCTGCTTTACTAACCAACACACGGAGGAGCCACAGGTCCACTCTGTGGTATTTGTTAAGCCAGGCTCCGTAAACATGAAGGGCATTGCAAGAGAAGAATATCATGACGTAGTTGGTGAAGGCGATCAGGATGAGGAAGGCCAGTGCAGCAGGCATCAAACTTTGATAAGGATGGAAATAATGATAGAAATCATACATATTTTATGACAAGTATCATTTTTATATCAAAGAAATGTCACAATTATGTATCAAATATGCTCTTCATGAGATTCTTGTGtgaattctttctttttttgtcattttaatttaatcttgaATCACAAACATAGATTTTCCTCAAAGGACTGTACAATCTTTACTATGTACACGTTTTTTGTCAGACTTCATTTGGAAAATCTCCCCAAAGTGAAACACATCGCTCTGGTGTAGAGATATACTTAATGTCTGAAATATACACAAcctatatatacagtattctTGCAGTTCAAAGGCATAAAGATCAGGTTACcttaaaatcttaaaaacactagcatattttctttttacttaatGTATGCTGGAATAGACTCAAGCATCCACTTAACCCTGAACAAGAATCAGCATTTTGTTACGAATGCACTCATTTGCCTCTAACAATGCGCTGAACAGAGTtttccagtttcctgtctcatACTTATCAGAGGTTGAATTATATCTCATGCATCTCACCTCCTGTCCCAAAGAAACAACCATCCAACGTTGAATCCCATATTCAGGcaccaagtaaaaaaaaatccatgtggCAAAATAGCAGGGCTGCAGTACACGTAGCCGTAAGCATTTCTAGAGACCAAACAGAGAGGGAAATGTATTCTTTGACATACCATGCAGGAGACAAATCAATGCAAGTGTTGTGTGTTTCCAACTTGttcattatgtgtttttataaagaataaatgaagacaGGTTCTTACTTCCTACAAAGGCCGGAGAGGACGTAAGCCAACACTGAAGCCAGAAAGGCGTAAATGACGGACCAGATGGAAAAGGTCCATCCTGATGGTGTAATCTGGGTCGTAAACTCATCTGAAATGTTGCCTGTGCTCCGCAAGAAAGGGTCTGGAGCACACATTTtccaaaataataatgaaatgttttatattaaagaaaaaaagatgttttatcATAAAACAATTCACATAAGAGAATTAAAACTTGTACTTACATATTCCTGGTCCTGCTAGTGCATTGAAcaccacagtgatgatgaagaaaaGCAATGACAGCACAATGCCAATCAGAAGGCTCATGTCGTGTTTTGCCATTGTGAATACTGCTGTTTCTATAACAACCCAAAGAATTATGAATCAAACATGTGCACATTGTTtgttaaaagaaacaacaacaaagaaccAACAAACCATAAGTTTGTTCAGTCTTAAGCACAATTAACACCATTTTCCACATGAATGAAAAGAACTTCTGACTTactgttttgttgtgtattcGTATGAAAGCAGTGAAAGTGCAACACAGAGAACACTGTTGAGAGGGGGGTTTTACTAGATGGAAAAGTGGCAGTTGTGTAACAGCAGGACTTTTATGGCCCTTCAGCACGTGTACATGCTTGAAACCTATATCATCTAACTAAGTTTATAGACTTCCTCCATGTGTTTCCATATGTTTGTGCCTGATGATGGACTTAAATGATGAGAAAACAAATCATATCAGCTGAGATTAATGACTCTGCTGCATAACAGGGTAGAAAAGGTAGACTTTGTCCCAGCAGACCTGTTTGGTAACTGGTCTTTTATCACCCAATCACTACTACTCCTTCTACTCCTGTATACATATCTCATGAAGTATGTCAACTTCCATGAATTTCATGTAGAGAGCATTATAAAATGTTGGCCTGTTGCCAGTGGGGGGAGAATCATATAAGACTGGAATTAGAGGGCAGAGGACATGTAGATACACACTATACAGATAAATGACACATCATATAATTCTCATAATTTCATTATCACTTAATTTCAAAATTACTAAAGATGTGTGACATTTAAGTTAAGATAGCTTATTGCTCTGTTTGTGGTGCAATTTGAATGCAAGAGACTCTGTAAAAGCCCAATAAAGGGTGTGTTTACCCTCTTTGCATGTCAAAAATTATTCAAAAAGAAACATGTATAGTCATTTACCTAAAGCTAAAAGTAAATgtaacattaataatattaataactgataaaaaagttgtattCTCCTGCACTGAGACACATATTGTACATCAATGTTCACTCAGTTGCTTgcttaaaagttttaaaaatccAATTTATGTTTTGGCAGTATCAACAGGTatactttttatattaatactaaacatatatatttatattggaATCCTGTATTTTCaggaaatgtacagtatatttgcatttgttatccatatgaatatgcaaatctTAACTTCTATTGGAAATGAACTACTACTAGACTACGACTATTGGTTTAAACGGTATTCAACCTTAATGCAAATgtcacaatgacaaaaacatcacatataACACCAAGACACTTGTAACTTTTcacatatgtttttttaatgtattcacaGATAGACAGTTTTAATTTTGCGGTTTCCAAAATGTCCATTTTTTTACACTTAACTTTTTGAAGGTTTGATAACATGTTTTGACATACTCGACGGGTTTGATGCCTAATTCAACTTTTAAACCACTGCAGAGCAAACATGCAGTGACAGCAACATATTAATGCGCAAACATGAAACACATCTGGAACCTACAACAGTCTatataaacatgaacacatgacCAAAACATCTGTGGTAATTATTTACAATCTTTCAAGTGTCCATTCTCCAGAAGCTACCAGAAGCGGGATGCTGGCATCTTTCTCTCAGCCTCCTGACGCTGCGCCTGCGGGCAGTGCCGGCGTGTGTGCGCATAGTCCCCGGTGGCCTCACAGATGGGACAGGTGTAGTTCCAGAGGATGGGGCAGACAACTTTGCCGTTTTCCGATCTCAGCTTGTGTGAGCGGTACACCCTTGCAGATTCCCCGTTCTGCTTGCAGAAGCGACAGTAGTCAGTCCCGCTGCAGCTGGTGTCTGACAGGCTGCTGGCCAAACTGCCCCCTGTGGAGTTCTTGTCATCCTCGGGCCGGGAGATGTAGGCCCCAAGTGCCGTCTCCTGTTTCTTGGGACCCTCGGTGTCTCTGTGGTCTATCTTACGCCCAACACACAGCTTTTCCAGCAGTGTGCCCAGGTTCATGTAGTCATGCCACATGTCGAAGCAGTCACCATCAGCGATGAGGGAGCTCCTGAACGCCAGTTGTCTTTGCATCGTGGTCATTTTTGGAGAAGTGTTTGCGCAGTTTGTGCGTCTCATATTTATagacatctaaaaaaaaaaaaaaaaaaaaattggattcAAAGTGGAGCGTTTGGAATTGTATGGCTGGAGGTCACTCGAATGTCAGAAGACAGGTGTTTGGAGAGAAAGTGTCCCTGATGTGCAACAATGTTTGGATTTTGATGGCTATAAGGTCACTCAGAGGTGTCAGACATAGGGCAGAAGAAAACACTCTCATTGTGCAGCTTTGATCTTTACTTAGGCTCCCTGTCACGTGGCATTATAGCCTATGTTATGGGTCCAGCTGGAAAACACTCATACTTCTGTCAATGTtagtttatagtttttatttacattacatttaaatgtgtcaaaCATAAAGTGACATTAAGACAAACCTGACAAACAGTGACAACACAGTATGAAGATGCAGCACATTTGGAGGATCTGGAAGATGCAGGGCAGATTAAATTGATTAATGATGACTCACTCACATagaacaaacagaacaaattaaacaaagtggtgtgtgtggaggttaaGTGGGTGACTGGGGTTTGGGGGTGTGGGGGGCTCATGTCTTacatatcccccccccccccccaaacagtGTAGCTGTTTGTGCTGAGTAGTCAGAGCATCTTTGGATTCTGATGATGAGCAATTATGGCCACCTGCAGACCCCCCCCACAGGCACTTAAATACACCTCATCCCCAAATGACCTTTGTCTGATACACAAAAATCAGTGTACAATCAGGGACACAGCTATCCCTAATTGGTCAATCAACCAGTCTTAAGTCTGATGTTTGTCCATGAAAGTGACTtaagtcatacacacacatacacagacgcATACacgaacgcacacacacacacacatacacacacacacacacacacacacacacacacacacacacacacacatacacacacacacacacacacacacacacacacacacacacacacacacacacacacacacacacacgcacacatactgAGCTAGCAGCTACAGGTTTAATTTTTAAACAGAAGGGAATTGAATGAAATGTACAGAATAGACCAGGGATGTTGATgctaaagatttttttttatcgttTTGTAATTTTCATGTAGGCTAAAGCACAAAGTCTGGCTGTGGAAAGTGGCATA contains the following coding sequences:
- the LOC128382603 gene encoding nanos homolog 2-like; this translates as MRRTNCANTSPKMTTMQRQLAFRSSLIADGDCFDMWHDYMNLGTLLEKLCVGRKIDHRDTEGPKKQETALGAYISRPEDDKNSTGGSLASSLSDTSCSGTDYCRFCKQNGESARVYRSHKLRSENGKVVCPILWNYTCPICEATGDYAHTRRHCPQAQRQEAERKMPASRFW
- the si:ch211-161h7.5 gene encoding uncharacterized protein si:ch211-161h7.5, whose translation is MAKHDMSLLIGIVLSLLFFIITVVFNALAGPGIYPFLRSTGNISDEFTTQITPSGWTFSIWSVIYAFLASVLAYVLSGLCRKNAYGYVYCSPAILPHGFFFTWCLNMGFNVGWLFLWDRSLMPAALAFLILIAFTNYVMIFFSCNALHVYGAWLNKYHRVDLWLLRVLIQNGIAIYATWTTIASLINLNIVLTTEANMSQMNAAIVSLSILTVALFAWFILENFVLDKHVRYILITYPVVIWALSGNLDKNYDATSPKRNGIFIAVLLALASVLFVIRIVLVIWKHIKQPLYSDVHPGDMEPKEIAEKQKKIFR